The following proteins are encoded in a genomic region of Alnus glutinosa chromosome 8, dhAlnGlut1.1, whole genome shotgun sequence:
- the LOC133875202 gene encoding peptidyl-prolyl cis-trans isomerase CYP59-like: protein MSVLIATSLGDIVVDLHTDKCPLTSKNFLKLCKTKYYNGCLFHAVQKDFTAQTGDPTGTGSGGDSIYKFLYGDQARFFSDEIHLDLKHSKTGTVAMASAGENLNASQFYFTLRDDLDYLDGKHTVFGEVAEGLDTLTRINEAYVDEKGRPYKNIRIKHTYILDDPFDDPPLLAELIPEASPEGKPKDEVDDDVRLEDDWEPMDEQLGPAELEEVLRSKEAHSSAVVLESIGDIPDAEMKPPDNVLFVCKLNPVTEDEDLHTIFSRFGTVSSAEIIRDYKTGDSLCYAFIEFETNEACEQAYFKMDNALIDDRRIHVDFSQSVAKLWSQYRRKDHKMGKERGCFKCGALDHIAKDCTGGPAIKQHTQKYILKDDNIQRGGDNNSRYEMVFDGETQESPRLEESHPGHDPDDRGEKQKMLRRISEDPRHRDQETKEWTDRHRHSDRGRGGYIGDEMSRDSKSRSSGGSKRDGDYFEEKRDREKYKRRDVDDIGRDELVCRKRTLDYDSHAERRDDGDYRKRNKDSSSHVESGDDREYRKRGEENNSSRGRSNTSHREWRDDRDYRKRNAESDRRETMDESSERKRNANGDSYYKGRREEREDGRRNTLGERRR from the exons ATGTCGGTGCTGATCGCGACGAGCTTAGGGGACATTGTGGTGGATTTGCACACTGACAAGTGCCCCTTGACCTCCAAGAACTTCTTGAAGCTTTGCAA GACCAAATACTATAATGGGTGCCTATTTCACGCAGTTCAGAAGGATTTTACAGCACAGACAGGTGACCCGACTGGAACAGGGTCAGGTGGCGATTCAATCTACAA ATTTCTATATGGTGATCAAGCTCGCTTTTTCAGTGATGAGATTCATCTTGACTTAAAGCATTCTAAGACGGGCACTGTTGCCATGGCCAGTGCCGGAGAAAATCTTAACGCTTCTCAG tTCTATTTCACATTGCGCGATGATCTGGACTATCTAGATGGGAAGCACACT GTTTTTGGGGAGGTAGCTGAAGGGCTTGATACATTGACTAGGATAAATGAAGCTTATGTGGATGAGAAGGGCAGGCCATATAAGAATATCCG AATCAAACACACATACATTCTGGATGATCCTTTTGATGATCCTCCCCTGCTAGCTGAGTTGATTCCTGAGGCTTCCCCAGAAGGAAAACCAAAGGATGAG GTTGATGATGATGTGCGGCTCGAAGATGATTGGGAGCCTATGGATGAGCAACTAGGTCCTGCAGAACTTGAGGAGGTTCTCCGCTCAAAAGAAGCACATTCAAGTGCAGTTGTACTTGAGAGT ATTGGAGATATTCCTGATGCTGAGATGAAGCCTCCTGATAATGTGCTATTTGTTTGTAAACTGAATCCGGTTACTGAA GATGAGGACTTGCATACCATCTTTTCACGTTTTGGAACTGTATCATC GGCTGAAATAATTCGTGACTATAAGACTGGAGATAGTTTATGCTATGCTTTCATAG AGTTTGAGACAAATGAGGCTTGTGAACAAGCATATTTTAAG ATGGATAATGCTCTGATTGATGATCGAAGGATACATGTGGATTTTAGTCAAAGTGTTGCAAAACTGTGGTCCCAGTACAGACGCAAAGATCACAAAATGGGTAAAG AAAGAGGTTGCTTTAAATGTGGTGCTCTTGATCACATTGCCAAGGATTGCACTGGGGGCCCAGCCATCAAACAGCACACTCAAAAGTATATTTTAAAGGATGATAACATACAGCGAGGTGGAGATAACAATTCTAG GTATGAAATGGTATTTGATGGAGAAACTCAAGAAAGTCCAAGACTAGAAGAGAGTCATCCAGGCCATGATCCAGATGACCGAGGTGAGAAGCAGAAGATGTTAAGGAGAATTTCCGAAGACCCAAGGCATAGAGATCAAGAAACTAAAGAGTGGACTGATAGGCACAGGCACAGTGACAGAGGTCGAGGAGGATACATAGGGGATGAAATGAGCCGTGATAGTAAATCAAGGTCATCGGGTGGAAGTAAAAGAGATGGGGATTATTTTGAAGAGAAAAGGGATAGAGAAAAGTATAAACGTAGAGATGTAGATGATATCGGCAGAGATGAGCTGGTTTGCAGAAAGAGAACTCTAGATTATGATAGCCATGCAGAAAGGAGGGATGATGGAGATTATAGGAAGAGAAATAAAGATAGTTCTAGTCATGTGGAAAGTGGGGATGACAGAGAATATAGAAAGAGAGGCGAAGAAAATAATAGCAGTAGAGGAAGGAGCAATACTAGCCACAGGGAATGGAGGGATGACAGAGATTATAGGAAGAGAAATGCAGAGAGTGACAGGCGAGAAACGATGGATGAGTCaagtgagagaaaaagaaatgcaaaTGGCGATAGCTATTATAAAGGCCGGAGGGAAGAGCGAGAAGATGGAAGGCGAAACACGTTAGGTGAGAGAAGGAGATGA